The Acropora muricata isolate sample 2 chromosome 4, ASM3666990v1, whole genome shotgun sequence genome contains the following window.
GAATATTTATGACTTTTTCGCCCTTGAAGAATATTCTCTTTAAaggggaaagtagaaaagactgacccccgattCGCGAactacccactgaccccgctccgcggactaccctaaataattaaccaaattacttttacggggaagaaaaacacaagaagcctacctgctcccacgtgcacgatcataactgaaaacgGCCGCCATTTTattttcaccgactttctcgacccagtctttttcattttcgccccattcttcaccggcCACCTGCCAGCGAAACGCTGTTTCCACAATGGATGATCGGTAGGAGCAgggagcaggtaggctttttgtgttttttcttccccgtaaaagtaatttggttgattatttagggtagtccgtggagtagtccgtagggtggTCCGtagagtagtccgtagggtagtccgcgcAGCAGGGggcagtcttttctactttccctcTTTAAAGTGGTTTCTCACACCTTAGGAATTTTTCATTAAGTTGTTTTTCACCTGACTTTTCCATCTTATTTCAAGTGCATTGCGAGTTAACTTTACCAATACCAGTGATGACTTAACTGGCAAACGTTAAGTTTGCCACCGgaaagaaattaacaattattgagcgaggttgtGCAAAATATCTCGATTTGTCAGCGGCGAGAAGATCAGTTACTTGCTGAAGCAAATTGATCTACGAGACAATGACAAATAATGATGTCTTGCggtaaccgagttcaataattgttttatcattcgatcactgttcttttgatcaacttaAGATATCAAATCACCCTCTGATAGCCTGGGGAACCGATTtaccattttcacacaagagcgtgGTTTGAATCACGCTTGAGCAGAATATCATTTGCAGGGAAACAGTTATTTgaaggcagttatttgcagggcAAGTGGCGGGCTTTCGGCcagtgaaaaggaaggaaaatacATGGAAAGGTTAAAGTAGTAGTTGTGTCTCAGCCAGGGACGCTCATGCGTTCGCTATGTACCTCattcaaacaacaacaacattgattGGTGGGGTGGTGTCGTCATTTGTTATAAAGTTCccggcccgagttgctcgaagtcTGGTTAGCGCTAGCGGGAGCCGATGGATATTCCTGTGACGCCGTTTTCATagaccaatttatttttagatcgaatttccccgGAATGAtgctcccgtgggagtgccatgaccaatcacaagaaactaattgacgtcactgtgtcactggaccggaactgcctttctttcacaaaagggAGAGGTATTCTAAAAATTGatcggtctgtaaaaatgccatgaCATGGGTTTAGTAGGGAAGttgtatgctcctactcatccGCTCCTGGCGCTAACCAGTGTTGTTAGCAACCGCCCCTGGTCACTAACCCAAATTGACAAGCCTCATTCCAATGCCTCTCCTAGAATACGATTACTTGATATCAAACGAGGGCGAAAGGTCAACGCTCTGAACGCAGCTTGCAGAggtaatttgatccttatcaactcgGTTGTTTCGAAAATTTCCATGTTTCATTTCCCCGTCAATTCTTTAGAATGAATAGATCGTCTACATGTGACGACACTGCGGTCATATTTGTAGGCCTAAACAAGGAAATCTTCACCATCTTAATTGACGGAAATTACCCTTGGTGATATGAACTTAATTTTCACGTGagcagtttgttttgtttcgtccAATCAGTTTGACCGCTCGTCACGTGACTGAAACCGTCTATCGATTGGACGACGTGTCTTTTTCCACCAATTTATTATGGTCGCTATGACATCAAGCGCAAATGATCCAtacagcaaaaaaacaaaaaatgctaaaacaaaaacaaaaacaaaaccacagtCCCTTTAACAGCGTGTTTCTTTCTGCCACATGTCGACCCTGCTCGGTACTGGGAACTCTGGCGAACGCTTTCGAGAGTGTTTTGCTGTTTGCGTGATTTCCAGCCTGCGGCATCGTAAAACAGTGGCGCTCAACACTTTCACGACCGTGTGTCGAATCTGCCTCACTTTCCAGCAATAAATCAAAGGATTGAGAGATGAATTGAGGTAAATCATCGTTATGGCATAGACTTGACATAGACGTCGAGTGTCACTAGCTCCCGCGATAAAGATAACAAATCTAATTGTAACATTTGGTAAGTAACAGAAAAGAAATGCCAGATACACTAAGAACGTCCCCGTGATGGATTTCCTCAGCCTTACGGCATCTCCCACCTGGCCACTCTGCTGCGTCGCGTCTACTTGGATGGCACGAATTTGGCTCGCATGACGTCTGGCGGTCGCGTATATAATGCAGTACAGGATCGGCGTGATCACGTTACCAGATATAGCAAGAAACGAATAATACCCGTGACTGATGTCTGTAAGATTCAGTAACACCATGGAAGCGAGCAGCGCGGCGGAAACCCAGTTTAAGATCACCACAGCGACCAGGCGCCTTTGAGTGACCAACTCACGATatctgagatgaaggtgaatgGCCAGGAATCTGTCGAGTGCTAGCATTACTACGCCCGTGTAGGACGCGGCGGAAAACAGATGTAAGGTGGTCATAAACCCACTGAACATCTTCTCGTAATTCGGAGTATTTTTCTTCCCTTGAAATGCAACTCCTAGCAAGGCAGAGTACAAAGGTTGCGCTAAGAAACCGACGCCCACATCTGACACCGCCAGGCTAAGGAGAAGTGTTCTCAATGATTTTGGTATAGACGATGCTTTTCTCAATGCATAAATCGTGATACCGTTTAGCGTGCTGGCGGTGAAACATAGAATTGCGTTGAGGATGCAATTGATTAGGTAATGAAATTCTTTGTCCTCCCGTGTTGCTGTCATCTTTCGCCAGTTTCCTTTTGCCACAGCTACTCTGTATGTTTAAAGCGTTTTATTGCAATGCTAGCTCCTGTTTCGTTGGATATTGTTCGCGCTGAACCAACTGTGCAAATTGGCCTTAGCCAAGAAGGCCTGAACAGGCCTTATTTAATAAATGTTCATTTGTGAGCTCCTGGAAAAGTCTAGCTGCAATGGCTTTTATGAATGTCGAGGTTTCGCTGTTCAAAAAATCGTATTCCTATTATTATTGCCGCTTTCCAAAATCTTTTGGTCCTGAGATTAGGTTGAATTTTTGCAACTGGATTTCAACAGCATTCAGAACACTCAAGAAATCAATGCCTTAACGTCATGAGGCCTAAATGCAGTAGTACGTCTCTGTGGTCTCACGTATCTTTTATCTGTAGTTACCGCGTAAATCTTTTCAAACCACGGCTGTGCTTTAGGTTGAGATATTAAAAACCGATCTCGCTTCTAGCTTGATTGATTACGCAAATGAAAGCTGcaataataaaaggaaaagaatcAAGCCTTAATACAAATACAGAAACCCGACTTTATTGCCTTTTAATTAACTTTGTGAAAGATACGTGCAAACAAAACCTCTCTTTCACATTTCAAAAAGCAAACCAGGATAAATTCCACATTCTACATGTTATTTAGTGCTTTGACGATCAAACTAGGTAATCCCAAATATTATTGAAACTTGAACGAGTAAACATTGGAAATAGTTCTTTTCAACGAAGTCAGCTTTCAATTCTGCCggttaataattttataacCGGAATTCCTTGTCGGAAACTGCAAGTGGTTCTTATAAGTTTTCAGTTTGATTAGGATGAACTTTGCTCTGTTgggtgttacgaaaaatcgtatTAACTTTTTCGATTAGCTCAATTGTTTGTCTTAAAGCCGCTTTTGAGATAGTTTTAGGCTGCAATACTCTGAGAAACTGTGGTACAGTTGGGGAAATTAAACTGTGATTTTTAATGGGAAACGTTGAGTTATTTGAGTTTTCGTCAAACTGGCACCCTCGACCCTCGGGACAGTGAGCAGCTTTGGAAAAGCAAATCTCTGAAGTGAAGAGGAAGACTAGAGCGTTGAATTTTCAGTAGAATCAACAAGATCGACGACATCCTGCAGAAGGATAATGGAACGGCATTGGGGAGAAATAGGATCTCGCTGAAAAGGTTGCTGCGTAACGGGTGCCGGGGCGCCAGAGGCGGCTGAGACTCGCCCTCGGGCGACCAACATTTGAAACAAGGAGCCCGAAGTAGCGCCTAAAATTTCTATTATAATTATCTTATGGAATTGGGAATAACCTTTTATACTAACTTGCATTGAATTTGGGCTAAAATGGAAGCAAataatacaaatacaaatattaTGGCTCTGTCTTCACAATgcgataaaaattaataaggaGCAATTTCATGGATCTTCGTTCATGTTCATTGCGTAATTAGGTTTGATTCCGAATATTCCCAAATAAGGaatttcaaagtttctttgtTGATACTATAATTAGCATCTCGGTTAGTCAATTCTCGTGCCTTTTGGTCGCTGTTCCGGATCGTTCACAACTTGGATTGAGCGTTTATTTGTCAGAAGAAAGGGAATATGTACGCTTGTGTTAACGATTCGACATCCTTGTTCAACGATTTCATGACGTTGTCAAATTTTAAGAGACTCGAAGCAGTGTCACATTTATTGATCGCTCTGATATAAGTCGCAAACTTCTACGTTTGACGGTGACTGTAACCAAAGTGGTAATTGAATAGTCCTGCTCCTTCATTTGTGATTTAATTCTTAGAGAAGTATGCGCTTTACATACTGATTATGGtgtttcaaataaaataaagaacaaaacgTTTGACAATTTACATACTTTAATGCACGTGGATATGCGTTCTTTGAGTGGTTTTCCCACGGAAAGAACGATTATTCTTTCGGGACGATTTCCCGCGAAAATGATTGATCGATCGGTTTAATCTGTTTCACCTGGTACCTGTTACTTACATTGACATAATTCTGTTTCTATGCCGTTTGAATTACTGTGGTTACCTGCACGCCTTGCCATTTGGACGCCATTTAAAGGTGAAAACCGGAAGGGAGAACAAAACTTGCTACCAACATCAAAGACAAGTTATAAATTTGAATCATCAATCAACTAATAAACTTTTTTCTCAATTACATACTTTGGCCTCCTGCTGAGTAATGTGGCTCGGGTCCCTAACTGATGACGCAGCAATCTTGCGCTGGAAAGTATGGTGAAAACTGCGAATGAGTTAAAGGAAACCATTGACGAGAACAAGTTCGCTAAAGGCGAAAACGAAGTAAACTTTCAAGAGTGGGCAGCAGAAGCTGACTTTGGAGTAGAGAAGGCAGATAAATACATTGAGGCAGTTGGCAGGCAAAATAGAGCAGATGATTAATCGGCGTGTAAAGCATGAAACCGCACTCAAGGAACACTAGCGAGCCCGAGAAAAATTTAAGCAACAACTAGAGGCTGCAGAATGAGCACACGCCAAAGAATTGGCATTTGAAAAGAAACTCGAACAAAAACAATCTCAAAAGAAACCGACCAAGCTTGTAACTACAAAATTCGAAGGGACATCACTTGTTATTAAAGCGATTCATTGGAGATAACATTGGCCATCTGTTGGTTTGTCAAAACCCATTCTAAGTAAACACGATGGCGATGGCTCTTAGCAAAGACTTCGTTTCTAGATACAACTTCACCTTGTCGATATCCGATGATAAACCAATTGTTCCAGGGTGTCTAAATAAACCGGATGTGAAATCATACAGTAGAATTATTGAGAAAGAACTGAAAATATGACATCATTTACTCACGTCTCGAAAACTCAAGTGTGGTTATTTCACGCCGTTGTTTTTAAAAACAGCGGATGACAAAGGAATTTCGGATTCTGAATCTCTGTTCATAGATCAGGAAATTTTGGGCCTCAAAAATTGTAGTTCTCCTTTTACGATGAACGGGCGTTACTCAGATATTGGCGCTGGAATGAAGTTTTCTATCCTTTAGTCGTAAGTATTTTGCAATCATATTTCCTttggttaaaaaataaaaaaaaaacgatcttTTTCTCCGTTTTTTAGGTGGTCCATCAATTTACCAAAATTTATCATTAGAGGGCGTTTTGTAATGACACTGCAATCATCAAATCTAGTAATGCCACACCACCGATTCGCAAATTCTCGTCAACTCCGTGTCAGAAGTGCTAGGATTTCCCTTGTTTGCCCGAGTCATCTTAATCCGAGAGGCCTCGcattttttttccgagttttctCGAGTCGTCCTCATCCGAACCAGTAATCAAAAGATCATTGGCCTATTCCTAGTTTGGAACACTCGGATATTCCTCCGAGTTTTCCCGAGTCATCACTTTTGTATGCCGAAGCTCTCGCCAAAAAATTCTATATTTCCCGTCGTTGCTCTCTGCAGTTTGCTCTGCGTTTCAAATATCCCATCTGCTTCATGTCCTCACTTgtcaaggagaaaaaaaataaaatcgcaGTTGATCCTCTCCCATTGAGATGGCTTGAGAAGAAGACAGATGCACAGTTGCGCCATCTTGTGTGGTACAAGAAGTTCATCACTGTTACCTTAAGCTGACTTAATGTTTGCTTGCTGAATTTTGTTCGGAAAATATCTGCTTGTGAACAATTGTTTCCCGATTTACTGCATGGCTACAGCTATCACGCCAAaggttaaaataaaaaaataaggagAAGAATAAGATAAgaataaattttaagaaatttagagaaattaaaaaaaaaaaaagaaaaaatgtttagCTCGATGTTTGCCTCGTCCGAAAACGCCACGCCGTTAATCGctaaataaattatataataaaGCAAGACAAAAGAGAAAATTGGAGCCTTCCTTTTTGCTGACTGTCTTCCTGAGTAGGTTCTTACCATGTTTAAACTGTTATTCTAAAAATTTGATTACAACCACAGTTCTACAAAAGCTTAAGTTTACCATTGAGTTGTTGTCTCCAACTGTATTCTCTTCGACCTCTGGTTTGCCTTAACCTCTCTTCGTGGCAAACATCCCACTATTTCTGCCCATTTGAACAAGGTGAACGTTGCTTCTTTTAATTGAACGGATGCCTTAAAAGTTCAAAAATATTAACTCAGTTGGTGCATCTGGCGTTTTCTAAATAAACATCTGACAGAAACTGAACACATTCTGGAAACAACAATGACACATTAAAATGCGTATATTAAGTCTAAGTAAGAACGAACGCGCCATTGAGGATTTTAAGCAAGAGCAAAGAGCACAGCaatttaaaatgtaattttgccctcttatATTTTGCCATAATTCCTACggtttttattgaaaaaaattttagaGAATAGAAGATCtatttattcaaacaaagaaaatgcattTATTCAAACAATGGTAGAGAATACACCATTTCCGAAtcacctttggcctcttttatAATGGTAAttgtaatgtatttatatagcgcattttctataataatatattttctatattcaaatgcgctttacaacactttgtgggggactttgccagactgctttatggcgcagtttaCAATCTTTTTAActtaacaagtagaattcaaaggtgcccccagaacagaatgagtgatgccagaccacaacaccgggaacttcatttttcaaagcgagttttTATGCTTACCTTTTCATATGAATATTAGTTTTCGTTGGCATGTAATGAAACTAATTTAAAGCAAAGGGttagcaccaggactcgctttgaaaaagaggccaaaggtaattcgttATCACATCACGGGATTATCACGGGATTATCAACGGGtactatctattgaccaatcaaatcgctcaccagggttttttaattttcaattgtACTAACTCTGAGAGGGCTTCCggacaggttgtcgaaacgtcagtcgccaacaagaGTTTTTACCGGCTGTTGCCCGCCAGGGTGAGAGCTTAGAGTGTTTCTTCTCAGGTTTTATTCCGGTAATTGAGTGATTAAAGTTATGCATGCAATTCAAATGATTTTACTTTGTCTCTCCTGCGTTAGGACAACAAAATGCGAATGCGTACACTTAATATCTCAGTCTTTTTTGCAAACAATTTTGCTTTACTTCAACTTTAAACAACTGTAGAATTGCGAGGATTTCATCAATCGCAGAAATTTTTTCGCCAAAAGTGTCATGGTAAttagaagtttttgttttgcgaaaaaaaaaattgggggttaGTTGCACtttaaacaaaatcatttcGCGCATACAGTATGCGTTGCTTCCTTTTGAAAAATTCGATATTAGATTTTTCCTTTGAAATCTTTCTTTATTCTGCCAGTTTTGATTTACTATTCGTCTCTTGGTTAAGAATTTTTCTTCCCTTTAAAAtactttttccttttgaacGCTTTTGTTTACGCAAtattcgggggtggaagcggaataattggatctctcttattcattattccattcatttttttctgagttattcattattccttattcagttttgctcgatattcattattccgttatTACAGAAACCgtataattctttattccgaatgcctaaaccctaaatattccttattcattttattttagaagccgttcATTATTCCGACAATATCATTACGCATTTTAGATGTTTTTCACTGTGATGTTGTTTTATGTGACTATCCATATGACAAACGGAAATGGTGAGAACTC
Protein-coding sequences here:
- the LOC136914000 gene encoding adenosine receptor A2a-like; its protein translation is MTATREDKEFHYLINCILNAILCFTASTLNGITIYALRKASSIPKSLRTLLLSLAVSDVGVGFLAQPLYSALLGVAFQGKKNTPNYEKMFSGFMTTLHLFSAASYTGVVMLALDRFLAIHLHLRYRELVTQRRLVAVVILNWVSAALLASMVLLNLTDISHGYYSFLAISGNVITPILYCIIYATARRHASQIRAIQVDATQQSGQVGDAVRLRKSITGTFLVYLAFLFCYLPNVTIRFVIFIAGASDTRRLCQVYAITMIYLNSSLNPLIYCWKVRQIRHTVVKVLSATVLRCRRLEITQTAKHSRKRSPEFPVPSRVDMWQKETRC